A genomic stretch from Bacillus sp. N1-1 includes:
- a CDS encoding GNAT family N-acetyltransferase → METGISFRMATEEDLVEIVAMLADDVLGSQRERNEDPLPESYIKAFHAITADPYNELIVACHGKKVVGVQQLTITPYLTHQGGWRATIEGVRTAASVRGMGVGTKLINWSIQRAKEHGCHVIQLTTDKTRPDALRFYERIGFKATHEGLKLKL, encoded by the coding sequence TTGGAAACGGGAATTAGTTTTAGAATGGCGACTGAAGAAGATTTAGTTGAGATTGTTGCGATGCTTGCAGATGATGTTTTAGGCAGTCAACGAGAGCGTAATGAAGATCCACTTCCTGAAAGTTACATAAAAGCATTTCATGCGATTACCGCTGATCCATACAACGAGTTAATCGTAGCGTGTCATGGTAAGAAAGTGGTTGGCGTACAACAACTTACGATCACGCCATACCTCACCCATCAAGGTGGGTGGAGAGCTACTATTGAAGGAGTGAGAACCGCAGCTTCTGTGAGAGGGATGGGTGTAGGTACAAAACTGATAAACTGGTCCATTCAACGTGCAAAAGAACATGGGTGCCATGTTATCCAACTCACAACAGATAAAACAAGGCCAGATGCTTTAAGGTTTTATGAGCGGATAGGGTTTAAAGCAACGCATGAAGGCTTGAAGTTAAAGCTTTGA
- a CDS encoding MFS transporter: protein MYKKLQLPLQTMNLVTGFMVWVLISSLLPFITEDIAIAPEQIAWVTAVPVILGSLLRIPIGYLANQFGARLLFMISFILLLFPVYFLSAADSFADLLVGGLFLGIGGAIFSVGVTSLPKYYAKERHGFVNGIYGAGNIGTAITAFAAPVVAANYGWSFTVKLYMVLLGIFIIANFFLGDKHEPRVQVPLVQQIKGIYKNEKLWLFCLFYFITFGSFVAFTVYLPNFLVANFGLEKVDAGIRTAGFIVVATFLRPVGGFLADRFHSLILLMYVFGGFTVAALILSFAPSIQLYTVGCITIAMAAGIGNGVVFKLVPMYFQKQAGIANGIIAAMGGLGGFFPPLILASLYQLTGHYAIGFMALSQLALVSLVLVIWMYYQDKLILSHQVMVTTPLGMMVTDKQGKIIAVNPAFTELTGFSAKESIGENPNMLKSGKQSAAFYDQMWETLKQKGFWQGQIWNKRKDGNYFLEWLTINAIKDDSGEVIQYAGVFSDITEDKLKMTNE, encoded by the coding sequence ATGTATAAAAAACTACAGCTTCCATTGCAGACAATGAATCTGGTAACAGGTTTTATGGTCTGGGTATTGATCTCATCTTTATTACCGTTTATCACAGAAGATATCGCCATCGCACCTGAGCAAATTGCCTGGGTAACAGCGGTACCTGTCATTTTGGGTTCATTATTGCGCATACCGATTGGTTACCTTGCGAATCAATTTGGTGCAAGACTATTATTTATGATTAGCTTCATTTTATTGCTTTTCCCCGTTTACTTTTTAAGTGCAGCTGATTCCTTCGCTGATCTTCTAGTGGGTGGCTTATTCCTCGGGATTGGTGGAGCCATTTTTTCTGTTGGGGTAACCTCTTTACCTAAATATTATGCAAAAGAACGCCATGGATTTGTTAACGGCATATACGGAGCGGGGAACATTGGTACAGCTATTACGGCTTTCGCTGCCCCGGTTGTTGCTGCGAATTACGGCTGGTCATTCACAGTGAAATTATATATGGTGTTATTAGGCATCTTTATTATCGCTAACTTTTTCTTAGGAGATAAACACGAACCAAGGGTCCAGGTACCTTTAGTACAACAAATTAAAGGGATTTATAAGAATGAGAAGCTATGGTTATTCTGTTTATTCTATTTTATAACGTTTGGATCATTTGTAGCTTTTACGGTGTATTTACCCAATTTCTTAGTTGCTAATTTCGGCCTCGAAAAAGTAGACGCTGGGATAAGGACGGCAGGGTTTATTGTGGTAGCAACATTCTTACGTCCCGTTGGAGGCTTTCTTGCTGACAGGTTCCATTCCCTCATTCTACTCATGTATGTATTTGGTGGGTTCACAGTTGCGGCACTTATTCTTTCATTCGCTCCTTCCATTCAGTTGTACACGGTTGGGTGCATTACGATTGCGATGGCAGCTGGAATCGGAAACGGTGTGGTGTTCAAGCTTGTCCCAATGTATTTCCAGAAGCAAGCAGGAATTGCCAACGGCATCATCGCAGCAATGGGGGGGCTTGGAGGCTTTTTCCCACCTCTTATTCTTGCATCGCTTTATCAGTTAACAGGACACTATGCGATTGGTTTCATGGCGTTATCTCAGTTAGCGCTTGTCAGTCTTGTTCTCGTCATTTGGATGTATTACCAGGATAAACTGATCCTGTCTCATCAAGTGATGGTTACGACGCCGCTCGGGATGATGGTCACGGACAAACAGGGGAAGATCATTGCGGTCAATCCTGCTTTCACAGAACTTACAGGATTCAGTGCGAAAGAATCAATTGGGGAAAATCCGAATATGTTGAAGTCGGGAAAACAGTCCGCTGCTTTTTATGACCAGATGTGGGAAACACTCAAACAGAAGGGATTCTGGCAGGGACAAATATGGAACAAACGAAAAGACGGGAATTATTTCTTAGAATGGCTGACGATTAATGCGATTAAAGATGATTCAGGGGAAGTTATTCAGTATGCTGGCGTTTTTAGCGATATTACCGAAGACAAGTTGAAAATGACGAATGAGTAA
- a CDS encoding heterocycloanthracin/sonorensin family bacteriocin produces the protein MNQFQNDLQHLDVGEYHAQELVPCEQANYYPNGDQNVDPNDTRLIGFVCFGCFRCAGCVGCAGCAGCGGCAGCGGCARCARCAGCGGCAARCGGCGGCGRCGGR, from the coding sequence ATGAATCAATTTCAAAACGATCTTCAACACTTAGATGTTGGAGAGTACCATGCCCAGGAGTTAGTTCCTTGTGAGCAAGCGAACTATTATCCAAATGGAGACCAGAATGTAGATCCGAATGATACTCGTTTAATTGGATTTGTATGCTTTGGGTGTTTCCGCTGTGCGGGTTGCGTAGGCTGTGCTGGCTGTGCGGGTTGCGGCGGTTGTGCTGGCTGTGGTGGGTGCGCTCGCTGTGCGCGATGTGCTGGCTGCGGTGGTTGTGCCGCAAGATGTGGTGGATGTGGCGGTTGCGGTCGTTGCGGTGGTCGCTGA
- a CDS encoding PhzF family phenazine biosynthesis isomerase: protein MSYKKVNTTVFALESGGGNPCPVILHADQLKTDEMQKLAKDFGHETAFVLKPTRSDCDVKFRFFVPLHEMEMCIHATIGSITVLVNQGMVNSPVRVETMLGPVNVEWTVEETMEVSVDQFLPEFKGVNLTKEEISNALHIEIEQIGDTPIQSVSTSRHKLIIPLKNVEILNQLKPDFETLWKLCDDVGTSGFYPFAIDENGNVQARQFPKRAGYNEDPATGVAASALGAYLAAHQVFGHSGDGWQSYRVIQGVAMGHPSVIRYEVFVEDNEIRRTRIKGSAIVDS from the coding sequence TTGAGTTATAAAAAAGTAAATACAACCGTGTTTGCTCTTGAAAGCGGTGGAGGTAATCCTTGCCCGGTTATTTTACATGCAGACCAGTTAAAGACAGATGAAATGCAAAAGCTAGCGAAGGATTTCGGGCATGAGACGGCATTCGTTTTAAAACCAACTCGGTCTGATTGTGATGTGAAGTTCCGTTTCTTTGTTCCATTGCATGAGATGGAAATGTGCATCCATGCAACGATCGGGAGTATTACTGTACTAGTCAATCAGGGAATGGTCAACTCGCCAGTTAGAGTTGAAACGATGTTAGGTCCAGTTAACGTCGAATGGACAGTTGAAGAAACGATGGAAGTTAGCGTGGACCAATTCCTACCTGAATTCAAGGGTGTGAATCTAACGAAAGAGGAAATCAGTAACGCGTTACATATCGAAATCGAGCAAATTGGGGACACTCCTATTCAATCTGTCTCAACCTCCCGTCATAAGCTCATCATTCCATTAAAAAACGTTGAAATCCTTAATCAGCTAAAGCCAGATTTTGAAACTCTTTGGAAGTTATGTGATGACGTGGGTACTTCTGGTTTTTACCCGTTTGCGATTGATGAGAATGGCAATGTCCAAGCACGTCAATTTCCAAAAAGAGCAGGTTATAACGAAGATCCAGCAACTGGCGTAGCCGCTTCTGCGTTAGGCGCATATTTAGCAGCCCATCAGGTGTTTGGGCATTCTGGTGATGGATGGCAAAGTTATCGTGTGATTCAGGGAGTGGCGATGGGGCATCCGAGTGTCATTCGGTATGAGGTATTTGTTGAAGATAATGAGATTAGGAGAACACGAATTAAAGGGAGCGCAATAGTAGACAGTTAG
- a CDS encoding GNAT family N-acetyltransferase yields MVSIRTMTNSDIDQVSMLISEFNTNEESYIGYCGTEVQEIANSFIEDVTDVPYTESFVVAYEEGELVGVLGFDASLENNCAEIWGPFVRETEWVNQLWAEMEKLLPPEIHNLSMFTSNQNRRLLSFAKELGFVKQSEQTILTFSLMDRNQARDEPVVELTEEYFSEIKQLHNEAFPETYYNGQQLIDRLSPNRKVFIVKESNQLKGYIYVEGEPAFGEASIEYMAVKDLERGKGFGKQLINGAIQWLFSCEDIAIITLCVNSTNEKAIKLYKEVGFERRHDLVFLQKK; encoded by the coding sequence TTGGTATCGATCAGAACTATGACCAACTCTGACATTGATCAAGTTTCTATGCTAATCTCAGAGTTTAACACGAACGAGGAATCGTATATTGGTTATTGCGGAACAGAGGTTCAAGAGATTGCTAACTCCTTTATAGAAGATGTAACGGATGTTCCGTATACTGAGAGTTTTGTCGTAGCTTATGAGGAAGGTGAGTTAGTTGGTGTCTTAGGTTTTGATGCTTCTCTGGAAAACAATTGTGCTGAAATTTGGGGGCCTTTTGTGAGAGAAACTGAATGGGTCAATCAGTTGTGGGCTGAAATGGAGAAGTTACTACCTCCTGAAATACATAACCTCAGTATGTTCACAAGTAATCAGAATCGACGTCTACTAAGTTTCGCTAAGGAATTGGGATTTGTTAAACAAAGTGAGCAAACCATATTAACTTTTTCTCTGATGGATAGAAATCAAGCTAGAGATGAACCGGTTGTGGAACTAACCGAAGAGTACTTCTCAGAGATAAAACAATTACATAATGAGGCTTTTCCAGAGACGTATTATAACGGGCAACAATTGATCGATCGCCTTAGTCCGAATCGAAAAGTGTTTATTGTTAAAGAATCCAATCAGCTAAAAGGATACATCTATGTGGAGGGTGAACCAGCGTTTGGAGAGGCTAGCATTGAATATATGGCCGTTAAAGACTTGGAACGAGGTAAGGGGTTTGGGAAGCAGCTGATAAATGGTGCCATTCAATGGCTTTTTTCTTGTGAGGATATTGCTATCATTACGCTTTGTGTTAACTCAACTAATGAAAAGGCCATAAAATTATACAAGGAGGTTGGTTTTGAACGAAGACACGATTTGGTTTTTTTACAAAAGAAATGA
- a CDS encoding ATP-binding protein, translating to MALKDGNEASTYIIQSQEEEIKRIALELHEGISQNLYSLYTGLGFLETGIEDPHMRSYAKEMATLMERTIQEVRLLSVELYPNTLTTLGLISALKSYSKLYTSTFGILVNFESTGDEKVMSERKSMAVFRVCQEALINIAKYADATNVTIRFTWEEKLVKIQIEDYGKGFDVIEVMKRNHFTGIAAMKERMVLAGGKCHVTSELANGTTVSISLPIQREGEF from the coding sequence ATGGCGCTAAAAGATGGTAACGAGGCTAGTACTTATATTATTCAGTCACAAGAAGAAGAAATAAAGCGTATTGCACTCGAGCTTCATGAAGGTATCAGCCAGAACCTGTATAGTCTCTATACAGGTTTGGGGTTTCTTGAGACAGGCATAGAAGATCCACATATGAGAAGCTATGCGAAAGAAATGGCCACGCTAATGGAGCGTACAATTCAAGAAGTAAGACTACTATCTGTCGAGCTCTATCCGAATACACTCACAACACTAGGGCTCATTTCAGCGCTTAAAAGTTATTCGAAGCTTTATACGTCAACGTTTGGTATTCTAGTTAACTTTGAATCAACCGGGGATGAGAAAGTAATGTCTGAGCGGAAAAGCATGGCGGTCTTCCGTGTTTGTCAGGAAGCACTGATCAATATCGCCAAGTATGCGGACGCAACAAATGTTACGATACGGTTTACGTGGGAAGAAAAATTGGTGAAAATACAAATAGAAGATTATGGGAAAGGTTTCGATGTCATCGAAGTCATGAAGCGAAATCATTTTACTGGAATAGCTGCGATGAAAGAAAGAATGGTTCTTGCAGGCGGGAAGTGCCACGTTACTTCGGAACTGGCAAACGGAACGACGGTTTCTATCAGTCTACCCATTCAGAGAGAGGGGGAATTCTAG
- a CDS encoding GAF domain-containing protein, translated as MEPFEKWISPQGNRLKRDLSCDVVGLALQNRACLDISWPCVIGHRNEKYKYITVRYGKGIAGKVISSSRPMEITSFPNGLGKSTDYPIMLAEQLISAYAVPLLCDDSPKGALLIGYRNVHFFTEEEKSQVMEVARGVESSLPDHFVTFRRDRF; from the coding sequence ATGGAACCGTTTGAGAAGTGGATCTCACCTCAAGGTAATCGCTTAAAGCGAGATCTTTCTTGTGATGTCGTTGGCTTGGCGCTACAAAACCGGGCTTGCCTAGACATTAGCTGGCCATGCGTCATTGGACATCGGAATGAAAAATACAAATACATCACCGTTCGCTACGGAAAAGGAATTGCAGGGAAAGTAATTTCCAGCAGTCGTCCGATGGAAATAACCTCTTTTCCAAATGGCCTGGGCAAATCAACCGATTATCCGATCATGCTAGCTGAACAACTCATTTCAGCTTATGCTGTGCCATTATTATGTGATGACTCTCCGAAAGGTGCATTGTTAATTGGTTATCGTAACGTGCATTTTTTTACTGAAGAAGAAAAAAGTCAAGTGATGGAAGTAGCACGAGGGGTGGAGTCGAGCTTACCGGATCATTTTGTTACATTTAGGAGGGATCGCTTTTGA
- a CDS encoding molybdopterin oxidoreductase family protein, producing the protein MQRDKFFRDIENVTHPNEKLVKTHCSYCGMQCGMNLRVNTISNKIIGVEPRYDWPVTVGKMCPKGVTAYQQTNHPDRILRPLIRDDASLKGTKEGFREASWEEAYQLIAKKFGELQAEYGKDSLSVFSGVSMTNEKCYLTGKFARVALGTRYIDYNGRFCMSSAAGGFLRSFGVDRGSTLPWTDIHETDCLFIAGSNTAECHPTSMFRVWNVQERGGYIIVVDPRETPLARRADVHLDLKPGTDLALANGILHLLIENGYADEAFVSDHTNGFEETRKVVKEFTPDYTSLLTGVSPEKIIKAAEIYGKAPNAIVMFARGIEQQHKGVDNVSAYTNMALVTGKIGRPKSGVATFTGQGNGQGGREHGQKSDLLPGYRKITNPEHVKAVSKVWGINPEEMPKPGVSAYEMFELMDQKTIRGLYLLCSNPAVSAPNLNFVRKAMKNLDFMVCGDFYLSESAEFADVILPSVTWAEDEGTVTNIEGRIIKINQAQKPIGESKPDWLMQVELAEHLGKGKYFSHLKTARNVADEFRLATKGGNADYYGATWDKIDQQDGVFWPCKDEEDKGTPHMFLDKKFYHPDGKAKICALPYRPPAEEPCDEYPLRLTTGRVVYHYLSGNQTRRIQFLNDMCPEPYVEVHPDTAHEYEIEHDEKVCLYTRRGEAVYKVKVTEAIRKDTVFVPYHFGHDESINLLTIAALDPMSRMPEFKACAAQMQKLPSKKVL; encoded by the coding sequence ATGCAAAGGGATAAATTTTTTCGAGATATCGAAAATGTCACTCACCCAAATGAAAAATTAGTTAAAACCCATTGTAGCTATTGCGGCATGCAGTGTGGAATGAACTTAAGGGTGAATACGATCAGTAACAAAATCATCGGTGTCGAACCTCGTTATGATTGGCCAGTAACGGTTGGGAAAATGTGTCCAAAAGGGGTAACGGCTTATCAGCAAACGAATCACCCGGATAGGATCCTTCGTCCGCTCATTCGCGATGATGCCTCATTGAAAGGAACGAAAGAAGGGTTCAGAGAAGCGAGCTGGGAGGAAGCGTATCAGCTCATTGCCAAGAAATTCGGTGAGCTGCAAGCGGAATATGGCAAAGATAGTTTGTCCGTATTCAGTGGTGTCTCCATGACAAATGAAAAATGCTATTTAACCGGAAAGTTTGCGAGGGTTGCGCTTGGTACACGCTACATTGATTATAATGGTCGGTTTTGTATGTCGAGTGCAGCAGGTGGTTTCTTACGCTCATTTGGAGTGGATCGTGGTTCGACATTGCCGTGGACGGATATTCATGAAACAGATTGCCTGTTCATTGCTGGAAGTAATACAGCTGAATGTCATCCGACTTCGATGTTCCGCGTATGGAATGTCCAGGAGCGTGGGGGTTACATCATCGTCGTTGATCCTCGTGAAACGCCTCTCGCTAGAAGAGCGGATGTGCACCTTGATCTAAAACCAGGAACGGACCTTGCGCTTGCGAATGGGATCTTGCACCTCCTTATTGAAAACGGCTATGCAGATGAAGCGTTTGTGAGCGATCATACAAACGGGTTTGAAGAAACAAGGAAAGTAGTAAAAGAATTCACCCCTGACTATACAAGCTTATTGACGGGTGTCTCGCCTGAAAAAATCATTAAGGCAGCTGAAATTTATGGTAAGGCACCAAATGCGATCGTCATGTTTGCGCGTGGTATCGAACAACAGCATAAAGGTGTCGATAACGTTTCTGCCTACACGAACATGGCTCTTGTTACTGGTAAAATTGGTCGACCAAAGTCCGGTGTGGCAACGTTCACAGGACAAGGAAATGGTCAAGGTGGACGAGAGCACGGACAAAAATCGGATCTTTTACCTGGCTATCGTAAAATCACGAACCCTGAACATGTGAAAGCTGTTTCGAAAGTGTGGGGAATTAACCCTGAAGAAATGCCGAAGCCAGGTGTATCAGCATATGAGATGTTCGAGTTAATGGATCAAAAAACGATTCGAGGACTATATCTACTGTGTTCGAACCCGGCTGTATCTGCACCGAATTTGAATTTTGTTCGAAAAGCGATGAAGAATCTTGATTTCATGGTTTGCGGTGACTTCTACTTGTCAGAATCCGCAGAGTTCGCCGATGTCATTCTTCCATCTGTTACGTGGGCAGAAGATGAAGGAACGGTTACGAACATTGAAGGTCGTATTATCAAAATCAATCAGGCTCAGAAGCCAATTGGTGAGTCAAAGCCAGATTGGTTAATGCAAGTGGAACTTGCTGAACATCTAGGGAAAGGGAAGTATTTTTCACATCTGAAAACAGCTCGTAATGTGGCGGATGAGTTCAGATTAGCCACAAAGGGTGGAAACGCTGATTACTACGGTGCGACATGGGATAAGATCGATCAACAGGATGGTGTGTTCTGGCCATGTAAAGATGAAGAGGACAAAGGAACACCGCATATGTTCCTTGATAAGAAATTCTATCATCCAGATGGAAAAGCAAAGATTTGTGCGCTTCCCTATCGTCCGCCTGCAGAAGAGCCTTGTGATGAATATCCACTCCGTCTAACAACAGGTCGTGTCGTCTACCATTACTTATCTGGAAATCAGACGCGCCGCATCCAATTTCTGAATGACATGTGTCCAGAGCCATATGTAGAAGTACATCCAGACACGGCTCATGAGTACGAAATTGAACATGATGAAAAGGTTTGTCTATATACAAGACGAGGAGAAGCCGTCTACAAAGTAAAAGTGACAGAAGCCATTCGAAAAGACACCGTCTTTGTTCCCTATCACTTTGGTCATGATGAGTCGATTAATTTGCTGACGATCGCAGCTCTCGATCCAATGTCAAGAATGCCTGAATTTAAAGCATGTGCTGCTCAAATGCAGAAACTACCTAGTAAGAAGGTGTTGTAA
- a CDS encoding Rieske (2Fe-2S) protein translates to MSDRNNRVPFDEDNYTHNINRNNERMLDRRGFMKTLAGAAGVFAISSLPWGAVAAKELLGLGEKEYPHQKIVNVKDIAVGDSVDFTFPSAHDSAILIRLSEKKYVAYQNACTHLRCPVYWVKEEKEMVCPCHHGKFDAGTGAPTAGPPRRPLPGIQVEVKNGGVYAVKVKRYEA, encoded by the coding sequence ATGTCAGATCGAAACAATCGTGTGCCATTCGATGAAGATAATTACACACATAATATTAATCGGAATAATGAACGGATGCTCGATCGAAGAGGGTTTATGAAGACACTTGCAGGGGCTGCTGGCGTGTTTGCCATCTCCTCGCTTCCGTGGGGAGCGGTTGCGGCTAAGGAATTATTAGGGCTTGGCGAAAAAGAGTACCCACATCAGAAAATCGTGAACGTTAAAGACATCGCGGTCGGTGATTCGGTAGACTTCACTTTTCCAAGTGCACATGATAGCGCAATTTTAATTCGTTTGAGCGAGAAAAAGTATGTCGCTTACCAGAATGCGTGTACTCACTTGAGGTGCCCGGTCTATTGGGTGAAGGAAGAAAAAGAAATGGTTTGTCCATGTCATCACGGCAAGTTTGATGCCGGGACGGGGGCGCCAACTGCAGGGCCACCGAGACGACCGCTTCCTGGGATTCAAGTAGAAGTGAAAAATGGCGGAGTCTACGCTGTCAAGGTGAAGCGATATGAAGCGTAG
- a CDS encoding response regulator transcription factor, which produces MIKVLLVDDHAVVRMGLKMLLNSQKDMEVVGEASEGNEGIEIAMETNPDVILMDLSMPHGKDGLSATSELKKQLPPTAILILTMHDDEEYLFRAIQAGASGCVLKSAPHDELVQAIRSVCSGNAYLHPSATKRLMEEYIGNLKQDEMDTYQLLSDREKEVLTLVAKGYSNKEIAEKLVISVKTVETHKGNVMGKLKIKTRPELVSFALKKGLLGYGIQ; this is translated from the coding sequence GTGATAAAAGTTCTTTTAGTAGATGATCATGCAGTGGTAAGGATGGGCTTAAAAATGCTATTAAATTCACAAAAAGATATGGAAGTCGTAGGGGAAGCGTCTGAAGGCAATGAAGGTATTGAAATAGCAATGGAAACGAATCCGGATGTAATTTTGATGGATTTAAGTATGCCTCATGGGAAGGACGGTTTATCAGCGACATCTGAGCTGAAAAAGCAATTACCTCCTACTGCCATCCTAATTCTTACGATGCATGATGATGAAGAGTATTTATTCCGGGCCATCCAGGCTGGAGCGTCTGGTTGCGTTTTGAAGAGTGCGCCTCATGACGAACTTGTACAAGCAATCCGATCAGTCTGCAGTGGCAACGCATACCTTCATCCCTCAGCAACAAAGAGATTGATGGAGGAATACATCGGTAATTTGAAGCAGGATGAAATGGATACCTATCAATTGTTGTCCGATCGTGAGAAAGAAGTGCTTACGCTTGTTGCGAAAGGATATTCCAATAAAGAAATCGCAGAAAAGCTTGTCATCAGTGTGAAAACGGTTGAAACGCATAAAGGCAATGTCATGGGGAAGCTCAAGATCAAAACAAGACCAGAGCTGGTATCCTTCGCATTAAAGAAAGGTTTGCTTGGGTATGGCATTCAATAA
- a CDS encoding 4Fe-4S dicluster domain-containing protein: protein MKKRLYIELENCIGCRSCLAACTQCGGHEQRNRNYVYDVNPHVNSQTMPLMCLHCENPACARSCPAQAIQIHESGAVLSALVEKCIGCQNCTIACPYGIPKFDEEQNLMYKCDLCIDRTKDGIPPMCASVCPSNTLQWLTEGEIEKKQQQHNLDNGKWVASMPYLEGATNVKVNLPGILQGTEKLF, encoded by the coding sequence ATGAAGAAGCGACTGTACATCGAATTAGAAAACTGTATCGGCTGTCGTTCTTGCCTTGCTGCGTGTACGCAATGCGGGGGGCATGAGCAGCGGAATCGGAACTATGTATATGACGTCAATCCGCATGTGAACAGCCAAACAATGCCCCTTATGTGCTTGCACTGTGAAAATCCAGCCTGTGCAAGAAGCTGTCCGGCTCAAGCGATTCAAATTCATGAATCAGGTGCTGTTCTTTCGGCATTAGTTGAGAAATGCATTGGATGTCAGAATTGTACAATTGCCTGTCCGTATGGAATTCCGAAGTTTGATGAAGAACAGAATCTAATGTATAAGTGTGATCTTTGTATCGATCGAACGAAAGATGGTATTCCACCAATGTGTGCGAGCGTCTGTCCTTCCAACACACTCCAGTGGTTAACGGAAGGTGAGATCGAGAAAAAACAACAGCAGCACAATCTTGATAACGGAAAATGGGTTGCAAGCATGCCTTATTTAGAAGGTGCAACGAATGTGAAAGTAAACCTGCCTGGTATTTTACAGGGAACAGAGAAACTCTTTTAG